A single region of the Halopiger xanaduensis SH-6 genome encodes:
- a CDS encoding asparagine synthase-related protein — protein MVGICGVLGDRQHDIESLAETIEWDDDDEETATYRDDTVQVQLSVHRETDAAQPATAQMESGEQLCWVWGDVIGAEDSTGYTPRQDQSTCDAAYCAGLLEEQGLSFVDGLNSEFAGLVVDRDRGEATLFTDRLGARPIYLTEALDGRVLFSTHLNTILAHPEFRPTVDDELMSEFFKFERAFGIYTPFEDVHQLHPGSKLIVDLESGKTSLERYWQPHYRPTEKPYDAFVEEFSSIIQRCIEERRNPADDDGIFISGGSDSRLLLSLFEDRDVTGYHLNDAMNDEAKTAYKVCEMLDVEFRFLQRDPEYLTDVLERVGDFQIFSSFFDQAHFAGFEDELTDEIDAVFAGHTADTVLEGFYMPTRDVDVPGLEWTIPVPILDQIAGVDEYAEHITCDYQYHRGPSVNSQPKCVTLEKDPVAVLREHMSESGGAIDHHGVRYPSLESLVHTGGFYPITNNKAYLMYYSANQMLPTHYPYLDNRVIEFSLSVPHRHHVRRSVVNRAVAKRNRALAEIPKAGIGLPLTYPRTVYSAARLWRSFKSKLGSESGAGGGSWSDPERVVRETDIVEEHLLTPENAERCPDIVDWETLENLYRAHLEGDNESFELFGALSLCHSYPVANDLLRGKETITDD, from the coding sequence ATGGTCGGGATCTGCGGCGTTCTGGGCGACCGGCAGCACGACATCGAGTCGCTCGCCGAGACGATCGAATGGGACGACGACGACGAGGAAACGGCGACCTACCGAGACGATACTGTGCAGGTTCAACTCTCCGTTCACCGGGAAACCGACGCAGCGCAACCTGCAACAGCCCAAATGGAAAGTGGCGAGCAGTTGTGCTGGGTCTGGGGCGACGTTATCGGCGCCGAAGATTCGACGGGATATACGCCAAGGCAGGATCAGTCAACGTGCGATGCGGCGTACTGCGCAGGCTTACTCGAGGAGCAGGGGCTGTCGTTCGTCGACGGACTGAACAGCGAGTTTGCGGGACTGGTAGTGGATCGAGACCGCGGCGAGGCGACGCTGTTTACCGACCGACTCGGCGCCCGACCGATTTACCTCACGGAAGCGCTCGACGGCCGCGTCCTGTTTTCGACCCACCTGAACACGATCTTGGCGCACCCGGAGTTTCGACCGACCGTCGATGACGAGCTCATGTCGGAGTTTTTCAAGTTCGAGCGGGCCTTCGGGATCTACACGCCGTTCGAGGATGTCCACCAACTACATCCTGGATCGAAACTCATCGTCGATCTCGAGAGCGGAAAAACATCGCTCGAGCGCTACTGGCAACCTCACTATCGGCCGACGGAAAAACCGTACGATGCGTTCGTCGAGGAGTTTTCCTCGATCATACAGCGGTGCATCGAGGAGCGCCGGAATCCGGCGGACGACGATGGCATCTTCATTAGCGGCGGCAGCGACTCGCGGCTGCTCCTGTCGCTGTTCGAGGACCGCGACGTGACGGGATACCACCTGAACGACGCGATGAACGACGAGGCGAAGACGGCTTACAAAGTCTGTGAGATGCTGGACGTCGAGTTCCGATTTCTCCAGCGCGATCCGGAGTACCTGACGGACGTGCTGGAGCGAGTGGGCGACTTTCAGATTTTCTCCTCGTTCTTCGATCAGGCGCACTTCGCAGGGTTTGAGGATGAACTCACCGACGAAATCGACGCCGTCTTCGCCGGTCACACAGCCGATACTGTCCTCGAGGGGTTTTACATGCCGACGCGGGATGTCGACGTCCCCGGACTCGAGTGGACGATTCCAGTCCCGATCCTCGATCAGATCGCGGGTGTCGACGAGTACGCCGAGCACATCACCTGTGACTATCAGTATCACCGCGGTCCGTCGGTAAACTCACAGCCGAAGTGCGTGACTCTCGAGAAGGACCCCGTCGCGGTGCTGCGAGAGCACATGTCGGAATCGGGCGGCGCTATCGACCACCACGGCGTGCGCTATCCGTCGCTCGAATCGCTCGTCCACACCGGCGGCTTCTACCCGATCACGAACAACAAGGCGTACCTTATGTACTACTCCGCGAACCAGATGCTTCCGACGCACTACCCATACCTCGATAATCGAGTGATCGAGTTCTCGTTGTCCGTTCCGCACCGCCACCACGTCCGCCGGAGCGTCGTCAACCGGGCCGTGGCGAAGCGGAACCGCGCCCTGGCTGAGATTCCAAAGGCGGGGATCGGTCTGCCGTTGACCTACCCGAGAACGGTGTACAGCGCCGCGCGGCTGTGGCGGAGCTTCAAAAGCAAGCTCGGATCGGAGTCGGGAGCCGGCGGCGGATCCTGGAGCGATCCCGAGCGCGTCGTCCGGGAGACCGACATCGTCGAGGAGCACCTGCTGACCCCCGAGAACGCCGAGCGGTGTCCGGATATCGTCGATTGGGAAACGCTCGAGAACCTGTACCGAGCCCATCTCGAGGGAGATAACGAGTCCTTCGAGTTGTTCGGCGCGCTTTCGCTCTGTCACTCGTATCCGGTCGCAAACGATCTGCTACGGGGCAAGGAAACGATAACCGACGACTGA
- a CDS encoding FkbM family methyltransferase translates to MCALHERAETLLSSLYSGPIRNASEQAGLHPFVFEIHRRIQTLTKRVDHRLAPNPYPVEVNGRTVRFDVSTLPEYNRVSSFLDEEAVIDAIVSELRDDDVYWDVGANIGTHALLPAAAHPGARIIAVEPHHRNVAKLIRNKTLNESDSVTILPIALSDHTGTATLRGADDRPGYGSFSLGDDTEETVADVPVRPGDDVIADGVPKPSVVKIDVEGAEREVLDGLSETLAEGSIRTVFCEVHRHEGVDESDVVGRLEDREYDVSRITERGPTVFLKADRTESKRSLPLL, encoded by the coding sequence ATGTGCGCGCTCCACGAGCGAGCGGAAACGCTGCTCTCCTCGCTGTACTCGGGTCCGATTCGGAACGCCTCCGAGCAAGCCGGTCTCCATCCGTTCGTCTTCGAGATCCATCGACGAATCCAGACGCTTACGAAGCGCGTCGATCACCGACTCGCACCGAATCCGTACCCCGTCGAGGTGAACGGCCGAACCGTCCGGTTCGACGTCTCGACGCTTCCCGAGTACAACCGCGTCTCGAGCTTTCTCGATGAGGAAGCGGTTATCGATGCGATCGTCTCGGAACTTCGGGACGACGACGTCTACTGGGACGTCGGCGCCAACATCGGCACGCATGCGTTGCTACCGGCGGCGGCACATCCCGGCGCCCGCATCATTGCCGTCGAACCACACCACCGAAACGTCGCGAAACTGATCCGGAACAAGACGCTCAACGAGTCGGACTCCGTCACGATCCTCCCGATCGCGCTCAGCGACCATACCGGCACGGCGACGCTGCGCGGCGCGGACGACCGCCCCGGCTACGGCTCGTTCTCGCTGGGCGACGACACGGAGGAGACCGTCGCGGACGTCCCCGTGCGGCCGGGCGACGACGTGATCGCGGACGGCGTGCCGAAACCGTCGGTCGTGAAAATCGACGTCGAAGGCGCCGAACGCGAGGTGCTCGACGGGCTGTCGGAGACGCTCGCCGAGGGGTCGATACGCACCGTGTTCTGCGAGGTCCACCGCCACGAGGGCGTCGACGAGAGCGACGTCGTGGGTCGACTCGAGGACCGCGAATACGACGTAAGCCGTATCACTGAGCGCGGACCCACGGTCTTCCTCAAAGCGGATCGAACAGAGTCAAAGAGGTCGCTCCCGTTGCTATGA
- a CDS encoding oligosaccharide flippase family protein, whose protein sequence is MKLGQISFVTFASQIASSVFGFVATIYLARTLGPGVLGTYFLVVAVVVWLKVIAFGGVQSAITKRLSEGDEPGAYIAAGTGLFAAIYAVLVVGLYLGRDLVDAYIGRPVTIPIILVLFAALLLLFVSATLQGQHRVHISGALSPVDMLSRSGLQIGAALLGFGLFGLLAGYAVASIVAGLVGAIFVSWKWQLPERRHLWSVFDYARYSWLGRLSSRTFSSMDTLVLGVFVASDLIGIYEIAWNLASLLAVFSLAIQQTVFPEISSVAEDGDQERIVALLDDAFAYAGLFLIPGLVGCLLIGDFVLRVYGPEFGAGHVVLVILVAARLVYAYGEQFLNALNGLDRPDLAFRINGVFFVTNVGLNFALVATYGWRGAAVATAVSALVTVSIGYWVLSRFIPVSFPLRAVAMQVLATVPMAAVVGCGRLFLEPSIPVTVGLVAVGAGTYFAALFLVSGRFRTTVVRNLPVEYGGS, encoded by the coding sequence ATGAAACTCGGCCAGATCTCGTTCGTCACGTTCGCGTCCCAGATCGCGTCGTCGGTATTCGGATTCGTCGCGACAATATACCTCGCGCGCACCCTCGGGCCGGGCGTACTGGGTACGTATTTCCTGGTCGTGGCGGTCGTAGTCTGGTTGAAGGTGATCGCCTTCGGCGGCGTCCAATCGGCGATCACGAAGCGACTGAGCGAGGGCGACGAACCTGGAGCGTACATCGCCGCCGGCACGGGGTTGTTCGCCGCGATCTACGCGGTACTGGTCGTCGGCCTCTACCTTGGCCGCGATCTGGTCGACGCGTATATCGGCCGCCCTGTCACGATACCGATTATACTCGTCCTCTTCGCGGCGCTCCTGCTGCTGTTCGTCTCGGCCACGTTGCAGGGCCAACACCGCGTCCACATCTCCGGCGCGCTCAGTCCGGTCGACATGCTCTCGAGAAGCGGGCTCCAGATCGGCGCTGCCCTGCTCGGCTTTGGACTGTTTGGGCTGCTGGCCGGCTACGCGGTGGCGAGTATCGTCGCAGGACTCGTCGGCGCGATATTCGTCAGTTGGAAGTGGCAGCTCCCCGAGCGACGCCACCTCTGGAGCGTGTTCGATTACGCCCGCTACTCGTGGCTCGGACGGCTGAGTTCGCGGACGTTCTCCTCGATGGACACGCTCGTGCTCGGGGTCTTCGTCGCCTCCGACCTCATCGGTATCTACGAGATCGCCTGGAACCTCGCGTCGCTGCTCGCGGTCTTCAGCCTCGCGATCCAGCAGACGGTATTTCCCGAGATCAGCAGCGTCGCCGAGGACGGCGATCAGGAACGGATCGTCGCCTTGCTCGACGATGCCTTCGCCTACGCCGGCCTGTTCCTGATTCCGGGGCTGGTTGGCTGTCTCCTCATCGGGGATTTCGTCCTGCGGGTCTACGGCCCGGAGTTCGGCGCCGGCCACGTCGTGCTCGTAATTCTCGTCGCGGCCCGCCTCGTCTACGCGTACGGCGAACAGTTCCTCAACGCGCTCAACGGCCTCGACAGACCGGACCTCGCCTTCCGGATCAACGGCGTCTTCTTCGTTACCAACGTCGGGCTCAACTTCGCGCTCGTCGCGACCTACGGGTGGCGCGGCGCCGCCGTCGCAACGGCAGTTTCCGCGCTGGTCACGGTCTCGATCGGCTACTGGGTTCTCTCCCGGTTTATCCCCGTCTCGTTCCCGCTGCGGGCGGTCGCGATGCAGGTGCTCGCGACGGTACCGATGGCCGCCGTCGTCGGCTGCGGCCGGCTGTTCCTCGAGCCGAGCATCCCGGTGACCGTCGGGTTGGTCGCCGTCGGCGCGGGCACGTACTTCGCGGCGCTGTTCCTCGTCTCGGGTCGCTTCCGGACGACGGTCGTGCGCAACCTGCCCGTCGAGTACGGCGGCTCGTAG
- the aglF gene encoding UTP--glucose-1-phosphate uridylyltransferase AglF, translated as MQAVVLAAGKGTRLQPLTDDKPKVLVEVDGKPIIEDVFDNLLEIGASEFIVVVGYQKEQIIERYGDAYEGVPITYAHQREQLGLAHAILQAEPHVDGDFMLMLGDNVFRANLADVVNRQQEDRADAAFLVEEVPYEEASRYGVLDTNEYGEIVEVMEKPDDPPSNLVMTGFYTFTPAIFHACHLVQPSDRGEYELPDAIDLLIQSGRTIDAIRMDGWRVDVGYPEDRDKAEARLSGDSVPDENGNDDESDGGE; from the coding sequence ATGCAAGCCGTCGTTCTCGCCGCCGGCAAGGGGACTCGCCTTCAGCCCCTCACCGACGACAAACCAAAGGTGCTCGTCGAAGTCGACGGGAAGCCGATCATCGAAGACGTCTTCGACAACCTCCTCGAGATCGGTGCGAGCGAGTTTATCGTGGTCGTCGGCTACCAGAAAGAACAGATCATCGAACGCTACGGCGACGCCTACGAGGGTGTTCCCATCACGTACGCGCACCAGCGCGAGCAGTTGGGCCTCGCCCACGCGATCCTCCAGGCGGAGCCCCACGTCGACGGCGACTTCATGTTGATGCTCGGCGACAACGTCTTTCGCGCCAATCTAGCCGACGTCGTCAATCGCCAGCAGGAGGACCGAGCAGACGCGGCCTTCCTGGTCGAGGAAGTCCCCTACGAGGAGGCTTCGCGTTACGGCGTCCTCGATACCAACGAGTACGGCGAGATCGTCGAAGTGATGGAGAAACCGGACGATCCGCCGTCGAACCTCGTCATGACCGGTTTTTACACGTTTACGCCGGCGATCTTCCACGCCTGTCACCTCGTTCAGCCGAGCGACCGCGGCGAGTACGAACTCCCGGACGCGATCGATCTGTTGATCCAGTCAGGCCGGACGATCGACGCGATTCGCATGGACGGGTGGCGCGTCGACGTCGGCTATCCCGAGGACCGGGACAAAGCCGAAGCGCGCCTCTCCGGGGATTCGGTGCCGGACGAGAACGGTAACGATGACGAGAGTGACGGCGGAGAGTAA
- a CDS encoding TrmB family transcriptional regulator has translation MVGTGPTDLLQQLDLKEYEATALAHLLSAGRTTAPDISDATDIPQARVYGVLESLADYGFIEVIPGRPKQYQPKSPEEILERAKENRRQRYEDYCAEIEDLRGEFLEVFGPRYERADGDVTPTSELFHVVDVGQPSETETRQLYRNATDGVYVITNSFAYFDDIEPAVEAALEEDTPVSVLFLDQRHLPAEKAATQAEIVDRIASDFPAIEYRFSKERLPWRGTFVDPSMDYDSGKAIFLVEETDVPNHRRQAAITENGSFVAGMKRYFDLIWEYESLETRPEL, from the coding sequence ATGGTAGGTACCGGACCGACCGACCTGCTCCAGCAGTTAGATCTCAAAGAGTACGAGGCGACGGCGCTCGCGCACCTGCTGAGCGCCGGTCGAACCACCGCCCCGGACATCTCGGACGCGACGGACATCCCGCAGGCACGGGTGTACGGCGTCCTCGAGTCGCTGGCCGACTACGGCTTCATCGAGGTGATCCCCGGCCGACCGAAACAGTACCAGCCGAAGTCGCCCGAGGAGATCCTCGAGCGAGCGAAGGAAAATCGGCGACAGCGATACGAGGATTACTGCGCTGAGATCGAGGACCTCCGCGGAGAGTTTCTCGAGGTGTTCGGCCCGCGATACGAGCGAGCGGACGGGGACGTGACGCCGACGTCCGAACTGTTCCACGTCGTCGACGTCGGCCAGCCCAGCGAGACCGAAACCCGGCAGCTCTACCGGAACGCGACGGACGGCGTCTACGTCATCACGAACAGCTTCGCGTACTTCGACGACATCGAGCCGGCCGTGGAAGCCGCGCTCGAGGAGGACACTCCCGTTTCGGTGCTCTTTCTCGATCAGCGGCACTTGCCGGCGGAGAAGGCGGCCACGCAGGCGGAGATCGTCGACCGAATCGCGAGCGACTTTCCGGCCATTGAGTACCGCTTCAGTAAGGAGCGACTCCCCTGGCGTGGGACGTTCGTCGATCCGAGTATGGACTATGACTCCGGAAAAGCGATCTTCCTCGTCGAAGAGACCGACGTGCCGAACCACCGGCGGCAGGCCGCGATCACCGAAAACGGCTCGTTCGTCGCGGGGATGAAGCGGTACTTCGACCTGATCTGGGAGTACGAGAGCCTCGAGACGCGGCCGGAACTGTAG
- a CDS encoding NAD-dependent epimerase/dehydratase family protein, with protein MTAPDTIDGTKPTIAITGAAGYIGSRVVQQLQSTHPNWTLRALDNYYRGQVESIGETDVTHVDVRDRRRLEEALDGADIVLHLAAVSGVDDCDENPDLAYEVNVTGTNNVAWFCRKTGTGLVFPFSMAVLGDPEQFPITADLPRDPFNWYGRTKLLGERAIESFADGAFPAHLFLKSNLYGDHTVDETVVSKPTVINFFVERATAGEPLTVYEPGTQSRNFVHVKDVARAYVRSAERMFTQLANDETGIETCEIAGNEDPSVMEVAETVRDLAREELDKTVDVELVENPRSDETMVEDFAVDTSKANEVLEWEARHTVEESVRDLLRRCA; from the coding sequence ATGACTGCACCCGACACGATCGACGGAACCAAACCGACGATTGCGATCACCGGCGCGGCCGGATACATCGGCAGTCGCGTCGTGCAGCAACTGCAGTCGACGCACCCCAACTGGACCCTCCGCGCGCTCGACAACTACTACCGCGGACAGGTCGAGTCGATCGGCGAGACCGACGTCACCCACGTCGATGTTCGCGATCGACGGCGACTCGAGGAAGCCCTCGACGGTGCAGACATCGTCCTGCACCTCGCGGCGGTCAGCGGCGTCGACGACTGCGACGAGAACCCCGATCTGGCCTACGAGGTCAACGTCACGGGAACGAACAACGTCGCCTGGTTCTGCCGGAAGACCGGGACTGGGCTCGTCTTCCCGTTCAGTATGGCGGTACTGGGTGACCCCGAGCAGTTCCCGATCACCGCCGACCTGCCGCGGGACCCGTTCAACTGGTACGGGCGGACGAAGCTCCTCGGCGAACGGGCTATCGAGTCGTTCGCCGACGGTGCGTTCCCGGCACACCTGTTCCTGAAGTCGAACCTGTACGGCGATCACACCGTCGACGAGACCGTCGTCTCGAAGCCGACCGTGATCAACTTCTTCGTCGAGCGAGCGACGGCGGGCGAACCGCTGACGGTGTACGAACCGGGAACCCAGTCCCGGAACTTCGTCCACGTCAAAGACGTCGCCAGGGCGTACGTCCGGAGCGCCGAACGGATGTTCACACAGCTAGCAAACGACGAAACCGGTATAGAGACGTGCGAAATCGCAGGGAACGAGGACCCCTCGGTCATGGAAGTCGCGGAGACGGTTCGGGACCTCGCCCGCGAGGAATTGGACAAGACAGTTGACGTCGAACTCGTCGAGAACCCTCGAAGCGACGAGACGATGGTCGAGGACTTCGCCGTCGACACCTCGAAGGCCAACGAGGTCCTCGAGTGGGAGGCGCGACACACAGTCGAGGAATCGGTTAGGGACTTGTTACGACGATGCGCATAG
- a CDS encoding NAD-dependent epimerase/dehydratase family protein, with product MRVLVTGGCGYIGSALVPKLLEDERVDEVVVFDSLASGSPANLRGCIGDSLEFRRGDVREYGDVESAMRGVDRVVHLAAITGAASTHDRREETFAVNRDGTANVLTAAGKLDVDSVVFASSCNNYGRTASTNIDETTKQNPLNPYAESKVESEQLLADAIDDYGFDGTALRMSTNYGWAPGVRFNLVVNHFVFRSLTERPLTVYGDGTNWRPFIHVEDAARAYAHALLEPESWPKTVYNVGATEENYRIAHIASIVRDELGLERDLDITFLEDEHPGPSYHVNFDRLSETGFEPEWTLREGIRDLAKRLQGERTPSTRLEA from the coding sequence ATGCGCGTGCTCGTGACCGGTGGCTGCGGCTACATCGGGAGCGCACTCGTTCCGAAGTTGCTCGAGGACGAGCGTGTCGACGAGGTCGTCGTCTTCGATTCACTTGCGTCGGGATCGCCGGCGAATCTCCGGGGCTGTATCGGCGACAGCCTGGAATTCCGACGCGGTGACGTTCGCGAGTACGGCGATGTCGAGAGCGCGATGCGGGGCGTCGACCGCGTCGTTCACCTTGCGGCGATCACGGGCGCGGCATCGACGCACGACCGCCGCGAGGAAACGTTCGCGGTCAACCGCGACGGGACGGCCAACGTCCTCACCGCCGCCGGCAAGCTCGACGTCGATTCCGTCGTCTTCGCGTCGTCGTGCAACAACTACGGACGGACGGCCAGTACGAACATCGACGAGACGACCAAGCAGAATCCGCTCAACCCCTACGCGGAGTCGAAGGTCGAATCCGAGCAGTTGCTCGCCGACGCGATCGACGACTACGGCTTCGACGGAACGGCGCTGCGCATGAGCACGAACTACGGCTGGGCGCCGGGCGTCCGGTTCAACCTCGTCGTGAACCACTTCGTCTTCCGCAGCCTGACCGAGCGGCCGCTGACGGTGTACGGCGACGGCACCAACTGGCGGCCGTTCATCCACGTCGAGGACGCGGCGCGAGCGTACGCCCACGCGCTCCTCGAGCCCGAATCGTGGCCCAAAACGGTCTACAACGTCGGTGCGACCGAGGAGAACTACCGGATCGCCCACATCGCGTCGATCGTCCGCGACGAACTCGGCCTCGAGCGCGACCTCGACATCACCTTCCTCGAAGATGAGCATCCGGGACCGTCGTACCACGTGAACTTCGACCGGCTCTCGGAGACGGGATTCGAACCCGAGTGGACGCTCCGCGAGGGGATCCGCGATCTTGCGAAGCGACTGCAAGGAGAGCGAACGCCCTCGACGAGGCTCGAAGCGTAA
- a CDS encoding NAD-dependent epimerase/dehydratase family protein, translated as MTVFVTGADGYIGWPTALRIANRTDDRVVLVDNFGRREWVKSVGSTSAVPVAEIDERLEAAEDVHGLTNLSFVEADLADKDAVDRLLTVHEPEAIVHTAAQPSAPYSQINGERANYTQHNNLQATRNLLWGLEEHDLTDTHFIETTTTGVYGAPEFPIPEGGATMENQGERDEVPFPAMAGSWYHLTKSHDAANMRLAHDQFDIPISDVRTAITYGAETEETAADPRLATRFDFDYYFGVVAHRFCAQAVAGYPMTVYGKGEQRKPFIALEDAVEGLARLALIDPDDRPDDHVVYNQVTRAISIVEIAETIADVSNEFGLDVDVEHFENPREEDETHKMEIENDRYADLIDGQLTTFKEGVRDVLDTLVEYQVRVEAHEDRFLPDVLADAEAESIAAKDSSSSSDEPQSADIEAE; from the coding sequence ATGACTGTCTTCGTAACCGGTGCCGACGGCTACATCGGCTGGCCGACTGCCCTTCGAATCGCAAATCGCACAGACGATCGCGTCGTCCTCGTCGACAACTTCGGACGACGGGAGTGGGTCAAGTCCGTCGGCTCGACGAGCGCCGTTCCTGTCGCCGAGATAGACGAGCGACTCGAGGCTGCCGAAGACGTCCACGGCCTCACGAACCTCTCGTTCGTCGAAGCCGACCTCGCCGACAAAGACGCAGTCGACCGGCTGCTGACGGTCCACGAACCGGAGGCGATCGTCCACACCGCCGCACAGCCCTCCGCGCCGTACTCGCAGATCAACGGCGAGCGGGCGAACTATACCCAGCACAACAACCTCCAGGCGACGCGCAACCTTCTGTGGGGACTCGAGGAACACGACCTGACCGACACGCACTTCATCGAGACGACGACGACCGGCGTCTACGGTGCACCGGAGTTCCCGATCCCCGAGGGCGGCGCGACGATGGAGAATCAGGGCGAGCGCGACGAGGTGCCGTTCCCCGCGATGGCCGGCAGCTGGTACCACCTGACGAAATCCCACGACGCAGCCAACATGCGCCTGGCCCACGACCAGTTCGACATCCCGATCTCCGACGTTCGGACCGCAATCACCTACGGGGCCGAAACCGAGGAGACGGCCGCGGATCCGCGGCTGGCGACCCGGTTCGACTTCGACTACTACTTCGGGGTCGTCGCCCACCGGTTCTGCGCACAGGCCGTCGCCGGCTACCCGATGACGGTCTACGGGAAGGGCGAACAGCGCAAGCCGTTCATCGCGCTCGAGGACGCCGTCGAGGGGCTCGCGCGGTTAGCGCTCATCGATCCAGATGACCGACCGGACGATCACGTCGTCTACAACCAGGTGACCCGCGCGATCAGCATTGTCGAAATCGCAGAGACAATCGCTGATGTCTCGAATGAGTTTGGGCTCGACGTCGACGTCGAACACTTCGAAAACCCACGCGAGGAGGACGAGACCCACAAAATGGAGATCGAGAATGACCGGTATGCCGACCTAATCGACGGCCAGTTGACGACGTTCAAGGAGGGTGTTAGGGACGTGCTCGACACGCTAGTCGAGTATCAGGTTCGTGTCGAGGCACACGAAGATCGGTTCCTGCCGGATGTGTTGGCCGACGCGGAGGCCGAATCGATCGCAGCCAAGGACTCGAGTTCCTCGTCTGACGAACCACAGTCTGCTGACATCGAGGCCGAGTGA
- the aglG gene encoding glucosyl-dolichyl phosphate glucuronosyltransferase, which yields MKVSVVICIYSMDRFEAFSEAVESVLDQTYEPVETILIVDGNQTVYERVEEEWGGHERITVYCNDENVGLSMSRNRGAELANGDVIAFLDDDAVADEQWVKELVSVYEEHDVEAVGGKMVPQWVAGKPTFLPEEFYWLVGVTYRGFPNEGAVRNTFGSNISFRADVLSELGGFDPNLGRKSGKHVQGEETELAARLRTELNGTLYYTPDAKVKHKIFDYRTRFPWLAKRAFWQGYSKHVMKRLVPASGADETAFLKRLVLKFVAERVANLFRTPDKSKVLQLWAIFVFTVAVGLGYIYGMVRNHSLDSKE from the coding sequence ATGAAGGTCTCCGTCGTCATCTGCATCTATTCGATGGACCGGTTCGAGGCGTTCTCAGAGGCAGTGGAGAGCGTTCTCGACCAAACTTACGAACCTGTCGAAACAATACTGATCGTCGACGGAAACCAAACGGTCTATGAACGCGTTGAGGAAGAATGGGGAGGGCATGAACGGATAACAGTCTATTGCAACGACGAGAATGTTGGCCTCTCGATGAGTCGCAACCGGGGAGCCGAACTCGCGAACGGCGACGTAATTGCGTTTCTCGACGATGATGCCGTCGCTGACGAGCAATGGGTCAAAGAACTGGTATCGGTCTATGAGGAGCATGACGTAGAAGCGGTCGGTGGGAAAATGGTCCCGCAATGGGTCGCGGGTAAACCTACTTTTCTACCGGAAGAGTTTTACTGGCTCGTTGGCGTGACCTATCGGGGATTCCCAAACGAAGGGGCAGTTCGAAACACATTCGGATCGAACATTTCGTTCCGAGCAGACGTGCTATCGGAGCTCGGGGGATTCGATCCGAACCTCGGGCGAAAGAGTGGCAAACATGTTCAGGGGGAGGAGACGGAACTCGCAGCACGACTCCGTACCGAACTCAATGGAACACTCTATTATACGCCAGATGCCAAAGTTAAACATAAGATTTTCGACTACCGAACGCGGTTTCCGTGGTTAGCAAAACGAGCGTTCTGGCAGGGGTACTCAAAGCACGTCATGAAACGACTTGTTCCAGCGTCTGGAGCGGACGAGACGGCGTTCCTCAAACGATTGGTCCTCAAATTTGTCGCCGAACGAGTCGCGAACCTGTTTCGAACACCGGATAAGTCGAAAGTCCTGCAGTTGTGGGCTATCTTCGTGTTTACGGTTGCTGTCGGGCTTGGCTACATATACGGGATGGTTCGAAACCACTCTCTCGACTCGAAGGAATAG